Proteins encoded together in one Coffea arabica cultivar ET-39 chromosome 2c, Coffea Arabica ET-39 HiFi, whole genome shotgun sequence window:
- the LOC140035026 gene encoding external alternative NAD(P)H-ubiquinone oxidoreductase B2, mitochondrial-like, giving the protein MQGMAFLERFSRTFRQNRSTSKLLLVVALSGGTSGLVAYSDATPQNSSNIVDSAEPEIKKKKVVVLGTGWAGTSFLKNLKDPSYDVQVISPRNYFAFTPLLPSVTSGTVEPRSIVEPIRNIIRKKKVDIQYSEAECVKIDAANKKVYCQSNANANLNGKEEFVVDFDYLVIGVGARSNTFNIPGVVENTLFLKEVEDAQKIRKSIIDCFERADLPSLSDEERKKILHFVVVGGGPTGVEFAAQLHDFLTEDLAKLYPDIKNLVRITLLEATDHILNMFDKRITAFAEEKFKREGIDLKTGSMVINISDKEISTKEIKTGEISSMPYGMIVWSTGIGTRPVIMDFMKQIGQSNRRVLATDEWLRVERCDNIYAVGDCATINQRKVMEDIAAIFQKADKDNSGTLTVKEFQEVLDDICERYPQLELYFKNKQMHSLVDLLKDSKGDDVKESVEVNIEEFKSALSQVDSQMKNLPATAQVASQQGVYLANCFNRMKEVETNPEGPLRFRGEGRHRFRPFRYRHLGQFAPLGGEQTAAQLPGDWVSIGQSTQWLWYSVYASKQVSWRTRALVVSDWMRRFIFGRDSSSL; this is encoded by the exons ATGCAAGGAATGGCGTTTTTGGAGAGATTTTCGAGAACCTTCCGTCAAAATCGTTCCACTTCTAAGTTGCTGCTGGTCGTCGCCCTCAG TGGTGGAACCAGTGGCCTTGTTGCGTATTCTGATGCAACACCACAGAATAGTTCTAATATTGTTGATTCAGCTGAACCCGAGATTAAGAAAAAGAAGGTGGTGGTACTTGGAACTGGTTGGGCTGGAACAAGCTTTTTGAAAAATCTGAAGGATCCTTCATATGACGTCCAGGTGATATCACCACGTAATTACTTTGCATTCACTCCTTTGCTGCCAAGTGTTACAAGTGGTACCGTGGAACCTCGCAGCATTGTTGAACCAATTCGCAACATTATTAGGAAG AAAAAAGTAGATATACAGTATTCAGAAGCTGAATGTGTTAAGATTGATGCTGCAAATAAGAAAGTTTACTGCCAATCTAATGCAAATGCAAATCTGAATGGGAAAGAAGAATTTGTTGTCGACTTTGACTACCTTGTGATTGGCGTGGGAGCTCGTTCAAATACATTCAACATTCCTGGAGTGGTTGAAAATACTCTTTTCTTGAAG GAGGTGGAAGATGCTCAGAAGATTCGTAAGAGCATCATTGACTGTTTTGAAAGAGCTGATCTGCCAAGTCTCAGTGatgaagagagaaagaaaattcTTCATTTTGTCGTTGTTGGTGGTGGCCCAACAGGGGTGGAGTTTGCAGCACAACTCCATGATTTTTTGACTGAAGATTTAGCCAAATTGTACCCTGACATCAAGAATTTGGTCCGGATAACACTTCTTGAGGCGACAGATCATATTTTGAATAT GTTTGACAAAAGAATCACAGCTTTTGCAGAAGAAAAATTTAAGAGAGAGGGGATTGATTTAAAGACCGGGTCAATGGTTATCAATATATCTGACAAGGAAATTTCCACCAAGGAAATCAAAACTGGGGAGATATCATCAATGCCTTATGGAATGATCGTTTGGTCAACTGGGATTGGGACACGCCCTGTCATAATGGATTTTATGAAGCAAATTGGTCAG AGTAATAGACGTGTTTTAGCAACTGATGAGTGGCTGCGAGTCGAACGATGTGACAACATATATGCAGTAGGAGATTGTGCCACTATCAATCAACGCAAAGTCATG GAGGATATTGCAGCCATATTTCAAAAGGCAGACAAGGACAACTCTGGTACTCTTACAGTCAAAGAATTTCAAGAGGTCCTTGATGACATATGTGAGAGATATCCTCAGCTGGaactatatttcaaaaataagcAGATgcatagtctagttgatctttTGAAAGATTCAAAAGGGGATGATGTAAAAGAATCTGTTGAGGTGAACATTGAAGAATTTAAATCGGCTCTCTCCCAAGTTGATTCTCAGATGAAGAATCTTCCTGCAACTGCCCAG GTTGCATCTCAGCAAGGTGTCTATCTTGCAAATTGTTTTAATCGGATGAAGGAGGTTGAGACAAATCCAGAAGGTCCTCTTAGGTTCAGGGGAGAAGGACGCCATCGTTTTCGCCCTTTCAG GTACCGGCATCTTGGACAATTTGCTCCTTTAGGAGGTGAACAAACAGCTGCCCAGCTTCCAGGAGATTGGGTTTCAATTGGGCAAAGCACCCAGTGGCTCTGGTACTCAGTTTATGCAAG CAAGCAAGTCAGTTGGCGTACAAGGGCATTGGTTGTATCAGATTGGATGAGGCGTTTCATTTTTGGCAGGGACTCCAGCAGCCTTTGA